The Flavobacterium johnsoniae genomic sequence GTTTTTCTGGATATTTCTGCAACAGAAGAAAGACGTAAAACGCTTGTAAATATGGTGAGAAGCGTGGCAGAGAAAATCAATATTCCGTTTACGGTTGGTGGTGGAATTTCATCTGTTGAAGATGTTGATATTCTGTTAAATAACGGAGCGGATAAAGTTTCGATCAATTCATCGGCAGTTAAAAATCCACAATTGATTAATGATTTGGCACAGAAATTTGGAAGTCAATGTGTTGTCGTTGCAATCGATGCCAAACAAATTGACAGACAATGGATTGTGCATTTAGTTGGAGGAAAAGTACCAACTGAATTGAATTTATTCGATTGGGCTGTAGAGGTGGCTGAACGAGGTGCGGGAGAAATTCTATTTACTTCGATGGATAACGACGGAACAAAAAATGGTTTTGCAAATGAAGCTTTGGCGAAACTTTCAGAATTGGTAAATATTCCGATTATTGCTTCTGGTGGAGCTGGAAATATTCAGCATTTCGTAGATTCGTTTAAAAAAGGAAAAGCCGATGCCGCTTTAGCAGCGAGTGTTTTTCACTTTAAAGAAATCGAAATAAAAGCTTTAAAACAAGAATTAAGAAATAATAATATAGAAGTTCGATTATAGTTTTGACTTTAAGACTTTGGACTTTACAACTTTAGACTAAAATTATGGAAATCGATATCAAAAGCGCACACGGATTAATTCCGGCTATAATTCAGGATTCAGAAACTAAAAATGTTTTGATGCTGGGTTATATGAACGAAGAATCGCTTCAAAAAACAATAGAAACACAGAAAGTAACATTTTTCAGCCGTTCAAAGCAAAGACTTTGGACAAAAGGCGAGGAGAGTGGCAATTTTTTGAATTTAGTAAGTATTAAAAATGACTGCGACGGCGACACGCTTTTGATTCAAGCAAAACCTGTTGGACCAACTTGTCACACTGGTGCCGACACTTGCTGGCAAGAACCAAACGATGCTAATTATGGTTTTATTTCTCATTTAGAAAATACAATCAAAACAAGAAGAGAAAATGCTGATTCTGAAAAGAGTTATGTTGCTTCTTTATTCGAAAAAGGAATCAATAAAATTGCTCAAAAAGTAGGAGAGGAAGCTGTAGAAGTGGTTATTGAAGCAAAAGATGATAATGATGATTTGTTTCTTAGCGAAAGCGCAGATTTATTATTTCATTACTTAATTCTGCTACAAGCAAAAGGTTATGAATTAAATGATGTTGTTCAAGTTTTGAAGAAACGTCAGAAGTAAAATATTTTGTTTCAGGTTTCAAGTTTCAGGTCACTCCATAGAACTTGAAACTTGAAACCTGAAACAAATTAAATTCACTCTACAAACTCAAAAACAGCAAATTCTGCTGGTTGATGAAAACCAAATTTTAAACTCTTATAAGGTTGTAATGCAAGATATTCAATCGATTTACCGTAATCAATTCTAAAAACATTTGCTTTCCATTTTGTGCCTACTTTTGGTTTTAGAAAATTAGCATTTTTAATCTTTTCAAGACTTGCAAAAGGAATTTTAATTTCAACAGTATAACCTTCAGAATTAATATTGCTTACTGTTTCCATTCCTTTAATGTTAAAACCAATTTCAGTTTTCCAGCCGCCGCATTCGGCTGAGATACATTTCAGAAGTAAATCATAATTTGTAGAAAAAGCATTTACGCCAATTTCAACATAATTTTGTCCGTCTCCGTCTGGATCTATAAAAATTTCTACAAGATCATCAGTATAAAATATTTGCGCATCTTTGGTTTGAGGTTTTCCAATTATATTAGAATCTTTGCAATTGTAAGCGATGTAAAGATTTTCTTCATTCCACGAAAGTGAAATAAAAGTGTTTTGCGTAGCTTTTTCTCCAGAATTATGAATCATAAACGGACCTAAAAAAGGTGTTTCCCAATCTGATAAATTTCCATCAATTACTATTTGCTTTTCAGTTTTATGAACTGGAATATTTTGGGAATTTGAAGCAACCGAAAATAGTACAATTATAAAAGGAATGATTGCTTTAAATCTCATATTGTGAATTCTACAGTTTAAAAGCACTAAAATAGAGAAGAATAATGAATTTGACAGCATTTTTTTTATTCTCAAAATGATAAAAAACCAAAATTATTGATCTGAATGTTTACATTTGTTGAAGATTAAGCTGGTTTAATTACCTTATTTCTTTCAAATTTATAAATAATGAGAAAATACTTCGGTGGCGTATTTATCGCCTTTTTAGTTGGTTTTACTGCTAATGCACAAGGACTTTTAAATAAGTCTGAGACTGCTTTTACACATCAAGATACTTTACGCGGAAGCATAACAAAAGAAAGAGCTTGGTGGGATTTGAAATATTATCATTTGGATGTGAAAGTTAAGCCTTCTGAAAAATTTATTTCGGGTTCAAACACAGTTCGTTATACTGTTTTAACAGAAAATGACAGAATGCAGATTGATTTGCAGCAGCCAATGAACATTACGAAAGTAACTCAGAATGGAAAAGAGCAAAAGTTTGAAAGAGATGGAAACGCTTTCTTCATTACTTTAACTGAAAAACAAAAAGTTGGAGATACAAAAGAGATTGTAATATCATATGAAGGAAAGCCTAAAGAAGCTGTTAGAGCTCCTTGGGACGGTGGATTTTCTTGGAAAAAAGATAAAAACGGAAAAGATTTTATTGCTACATCTTGTCAAGGTTTAGGAGCAAGTGTTTGGTGGCCTTGCAAAGATCATATGTATGATGAAGTGGAGAATATGCTTATTAGTGTAAATGTTCCTGGAGATTTGACAGAAGTTTCTAACGGAAGATTGAAAAGCGTAAAAAAAGAAAAAGACGGAACAAAAACCTTCAATTGGTATGTTTCGAATCCGATTAATAATTATGGTGTAAATATCAACATTGGTGATTACGTGAATTTTTCTGAAGTATTTAAAGGAGAAAAAGGCGATTTAGATTGTAATTACTATGTTTTGAGAGATAATTTAGCTTTAGCAAAAGAGCATTTTAAAGACGCTCCAAAAATGCTCAAAGCTTTCGAAAATTGGTTTGGACCTTATCCGTTTTACGAAGACAGTTATAAATTAGTTGAAGTTCCATATTTAGGAATGGAACACCAAAGTTCTGTTACTTACGGAAACCAATATAAACAAGGTTATTTAGGACGCGATTTAAGTGGAACTGGTTGGGGATTAAAGTTTGATTTTATTATTATTCATGAGTCTGGACACGAATGGTTTGCGAATAATATTACGTACAAAGACATCGCAGATATGTGGATTCATGAGAGTTTTACTAATTATTCTGAAAGCCTTTTCTTGGAGTATTATTATGGTAAAGATGCTGGTGCAGAATATGTGATTGGCTGCAGAAATAATATTGAAAATGATAAACCAATTATCGGTCATTATGATGTAAACAATGAAGGTTCTGGAGATATGTATCCGAAAGGCGCTAATATGTTGCACACAATTCGCCAAATTGTAAATGATGATGCAAAATGGAAATCTATTTTGAGAGGTTTAAATAAGACTTTTTATCATCAAACCGTAACTTCAAAACAAATTGAAGATTATATTAACGAACAAGCTGGAATTAATTTTAATAGAGTTTATGCTCAATATTTAACTACAACTAAAATTCCGGTTTTTGAATACATGTTTAAAAATGGAACTTTAGGATATCATTGGACAAACTGTGTTTCTAAATTTGATATGCCAGTAAAAGTTAAAATCAATGGTGTTGAAACTTGGCTAAAACCAACAACAGATTGGCAATCGGTT encodes the following:
- the hisF gene encoding imidazole glycerol phosphate synthase subunit HisF — translated: MLAKRIIPCLDIKNGRTVKGVNFVDLRDAGDPVELAEIYSAEGADELVFLDISATEERRKTLVNMVRSVAEKINIPFTVGGGISSVEDVDILLNNGADKVSINSSAVKNPQLINDLAQKFGSQCVVVAIDAKQIDRQWIVHLVGGKVPTELNLFDWAVEVAERGAGEILFTSMDNDGTKNGFANEALAKLSELVNIPIIASGGAGNIQHFVDSFKKGKADAALAASVFHFKEIEIKALKQELRNNNIEVRL
- the hisIE gene encoding bifunctional phosphoribosyl-AMP cyclohydrolase/phosphoribosyl-ATP diphosphatase HisIE, with protein sequence MEIDIKSAHGLIPAIIQDSETKNVLMLGYMNEESLQKTIETQKVTFFSRSKQRLWTKGEESGNFLNLVSIKNDCDGDTLLIQAKPVGPTCHTGADTCWQEPNDANYGFISHLENTIKTRRENADSEKSYVASLFEKGINKIAQKVGEEAVEVVIEAKDDNDDLFLSESADLLFHYLILLQAKGYELNDVVQVLKKRQK
- a CDS encoding carbohydrate-binding family 9-like protein, which produces MRFKAIIPFIIVLFSVASNSQNIPVHKTEKQIVIDGNLSDWETPFLGPFMIHNSGEKATQNTFISLSWNEENLYIAYNCKDSNIIGKPQTKDAQIFYTDDLVEIFIDPDGDGQNYVEIGVNAFSTNYDLLLKCISAECGGWKTEIGFNIKGMETVSNINSEGYTVEIKIPFASLEKIKNANFLKPKVGTKWKANVFRIDYGKSIEYLALQPYKSLKFGFHQPAEFAVFEFVE
- a CDS encoding M1 family metallopeptidase → MRKYFGGVFIAFLVGFTANAQGLLNKSETAFTHQDTLRGSITKERAWWDLKYYHLDVKVKPSEKFISGSNTVRYTVLTENDRMQIDLQQPMNITKVTQNGKEQKFERDGNAFFITLTEKQKVGDTKEIVISYEGKPKEAVRAPWDGGFSWKKDKNGKDFIATSCQGLGASVWWPCKDHMYDEVENMLISVNVPGDLTEVSNGRLKSVKKEKDGTKTFNWYVSNPINNYGVNINIGDYVNFSEVFKGEKGDLDCNYYVLRDNLALAKEHFKDAPKMLKAFENWFGPYPFYEDSYKLVEVPYLGMEHQSSVTYGNQYKQGYLGRDLSGTGWGLKFDFIIIHESGHEWFANNITYKDIADMWIHESFTNYSESLFLEYYYGKDAGAEYVIGCRNNIENDKPIIGHYDVNNEGSGDMYPKGANMLHTIRQIVNDDAKWKSILRGLNKTFYHQTVTSKQIEDYINEQAGINFNRVYAQYLTTTKIPVFEYMFKNGTLGYHWTNCVSKFDMPVKVKINGVETWLKPTTDWQSVKTENEDRKLEVDKNFYVTTSNIVE